Proteins from a single region of Panulirus ornatus isolate Po-2019 chromosome 66, ASM3632096v1, whole genome shotgun sequence:
- the LOC139746683 gene encoding sialate:O-sulfotransferase 2-like has translation MHLFLRTLYMLTVMVMTGMMMVLVLLCTPDIHTRLSTGIYRQTDLTYSQFVMQSLDNPGVYVAEVSVDVEEAPQRATVKREAAWDYSGNNTGYLKIHLDYGRPQHEPWASKSDCMGLRVGFARRRSLPRTALASFPGSGNTWLRYLIQSATGLFTGSVYIDRELSSKGFYGENEIPECGCTIAVKTHGYCLGGLPEDRNQRLKDINKFYGRGLLLLRNPYDTLIAYRNYLSAGHLGVAGPVAFRGAEWARFVRGQMEVWRAYALDWITMGRNVLVVHYEHLLQDPQRELLRILQFLRLRVDRHRLQCVMANLNGAFRRVTPDKISYRLRDPYTKELHEVVETAMRDVDSALREHDWPLLPLQLYSYHYDLNSTTAAAFASTADAKDVAKGTALEAGKEKENAEAKSYRKKGDKKRTTTGKRTSEEHKRKTKVKDPGRHKSDDTKVLKLSPWMKTR, from the exons ATGCATCTGTTCCTGAGGACGCTGTACATGCTGACTGTGATGGTCATGACGggcatgatgatggtgctggtgctgctctgCACACCCGACATCCACACCCGCCTCTCCACCGGCATCTACAGGCAGACCGACCTCACCTACAGCCAGTTTGTGATGCAGAG CCTTGACAACCCCGGGGTGTATGTGGCCGAGGTCTCTGTCGACGTCGAGGAAGCGCCACAGAGGGCCACAGTCAAGCGCGAGGCCGCCTGGGACTACTCAGGCAACAATACAG GTTACCTCAAGATCCACTTGGACTACGGAAGGCCACAGCACGAGCCATGGGCGAGCAAGTCTGACTGTATGGGGCTGAGGGTGGGGTTCGCGCGCCGCAGGTCGCTGCCAAGGACCGCTCTCGCCTCCTTCCCTGGCTCAGGAAACACTTGGctcag GTATCTCATCCAGAGCGCGACCGGGCTGTTCACTGGATCCGTGTACATAGATCGGGAACTGTCGTCCAAAG GATTTTATGGAGAAAACGAGATCCCGGAGTGTGGCTGTACCATTGCTGTGAAGACCCACGGCTACTGCCTCGGGGGACTACCAGAGGACAG GAACCAGCGTCTGAAGGACATTAACAAGTTCTACGGGCGAGGCCTCTTGCTCCTGAGGAACCCATACGACACCCTCATCGCCTATCGCAACTACCTGTCGGCCGGCCACCTGGGGGTGGCTGGACCTGTGGCCTTCCGCGGTGCAG AGTGGGCGAGGTTCGTGCGTGGGCAGATGGAGGTGTGGCGGGCATATGCCTTAGACTGGATCACTATGGGCAG GAATGTGTTGGTCGTCCACTACGAGCACCTGCTGCAAGACCCACAACGGGAGCTCCTCAGGATCCTTCAGTTCCTTCGACTTCGAGTCGATAGGCACCGTCTGCAGTGTGTCATGGCCAACCTCAACGGTGCTTTCAGACGGGTCACCCCGGACAAGATCTCCTATAGACTGCG TGATCCCTACACAAAGGAGTTGCACGAAGTGGTGGAGACGGCGATGAGGGACGTGGACTCTGCTCTACGGGAGCACGACTGGCCCCTGCTACCCTTGCAGCTCTACAGCTACCACTATGATCTCAACTCTACCACCGCCGCCGCCTTCGCTTCCACCGCGGACGCCAAAGACGTGGCCAAGGGGACAGCCTTGGAGGCCGGGAAGGAGAAGGAAAACGCCGAAGCCAAATCATACAGGAAGAAAGGCGACAAAAAACGGACGACCACAGGAAAAAGAACGAGCGAAGAACACAAGAGAAAGACGAAGGTAAAGGATCCTGGTCGACATAAGTCAGACGATACGAAGGTTTTGAAACTCAGTCCCTGGATGAAGACGAGATGA